A genomic region of Arachis hypogaea cultivar Tifrunner chromosome 5, arahy.Tifrunner.gnm2.J5K5, whole genome shotgun sequence contains the following coding sequences:
- the LOC112800062 gene encoding bZIP transcription factor 16-like isoform X1: MGSSEMDKTPKEKESKTPPPASQEQSSATSTGAVNPEWSSFQAYSPIPPHGFMASSPQAAPYMWGVQHIMPPYGTPTHPYVAMYPHGGIYAHPSMPPGSYPFSPFPMPSPNGIAEASGNTPGSMEADGKPPEVKEKLPIKRSKGSLGSLNMITGKNNEPGKTGTSANGIHSKSGESASEGSSEGSDANSQNESQLKSGGRQDSYEDEPSQNGSSAHAPQNGGINTPHAVVNQTMSVIPITAAGVPGAVPGPTTNLNIGMDYWGTPTASNIPALRGKVPSTAVAGGMVAAGSRDSVQSQLWLQDERELKRQRRKQSNRESARRSRLRKQAECDELAQRAEALKEENASLRSEVSRIRSEYEQLASENAALKERLGELPGTDDLRSRTMNDQPAADDPQQSGQAEAVEGGN, translated from the exons ATGGGCAGCAGTGAGATGGATAAAACACCAAAAGAGAAGGAGTCAAAGACTCCTCCACCTGCTTCACAG GAGCAATCTTCAGCCACCAGTACCGGAGCCGTTAATCCCGAATGGTCCAGTTTTCAG GCATATTCTCCTATACCTCCACATGGGTTTATGGCATCAAGTCCCCAAGCCGCCCCATATATGTGGGGTGTCCAG CATATTATGCCTCCCTACGGCACTCCAACACATCCCTATGTTGCAATGTATCCCCATGGTGGCATATATGCTCATCCATCCATGCCTCCG GGATCTTATCCTTTTAGCCCTTTTCCCATGCCTTCTCCAAACGGTATTGCTGAGGCTTCA GGAAATACTCCTGGCAGCATGGAAGCTGATGGAAAGCCTCCTGAGGTGAAGGAAAAACTGccaatcaaaagatcaaaaggaaGTTTGGGCAGTTTGAACATGATTACAGGGAAAAATAATGAGCCCGGTAAAACAGGGACTTCTGCTAATGGAATTCATTCAAAGAG TGGTGAGAGTGCAAGTGAAGGTAGCAGTGAAGGAAGTGATGCTAATTCTCAGAAT GAATCTCAATTGAAATCAGGGGGAAGACAGGATTCTTATGAAG ATGAACCATCTCAAAATGGCAGTTCGGCGCATGCTCCTCAAAATGGGGGGATTAATACACCTCATGCGGTTGTTAATCAAACCATGTCTGTCATACCTATCACTGCAGCCGGTGTTCCTGGAGCTGTTCCTGGTCCCACAACAAACTTGAATATAGGAATGGATTATTGGGGCACACCGACAGCATCCAACATTCCTGCTCTTCGTGGAAAGGTTCCGTCTACTGCAGTTGCTGGAGGGATGGTTGCTGCTGGATCACGAGATAGTGTTCAGTCACAACTTTGGCTACAG GACGAAAGAGAGCTTAAAAGACAAAGGAGGAAGCAGTCTAACAGGGAATCTGCTCGAAGATCCAGATTGCGCAAGCAG GCTGAGTGTGATGAGCTAGCTCAGCGTGCTGAGGCTTTGAAAGAAGAAAATGCTTCTCTGCGGTCAGAAGTTAGTCGGATCAGAAGTGAGTATGAGCAGCTAGCCTCTGAGAATGCAGCTCTCAAG GAGAGACTTGGCGAACTACCTGGGACTGATGATCTTAGGTCCAGAACAATGAATGATCAGCCTGCGGCTGATGACCCTCAACAGAGCGGACAGGCAGAGGCCGTGGAGGGTGGCAATTAG
- the LOC112800060 gene encoding uncharacterized protein, with product MAAPTKRDEQEALRLKSLADSNFTSSRNLNAAFNYAKRAHRLAPNLPGVTETLAALTVLRAAASKNSPFPDWYAVLGAEPFAPASVLRKRYKQLALLLHPDKSPYVASDEAFKLVAEAFRLLSDRAWKRDYDVKLRLRILDEKEKEKVGEEDMDTFWTACSTCRLLHQFERKYLGHNLVCPSCRKSFKAVEVGSDDDGSEEEEEEKEEEEEEEAERARKGSVGKLKSKEVVDDDERLGDFVSRRKAKSVKGKMGVEKDGGLRRSQGLKGGIEGGKVRNEDSESKGEGVAGSLRSGDLRTRTKGKVGIEKGGGLMKSRCLTGGVESNEVGNKVLESEREGIGGSLRSGDLRKSKRGEVLDSSKPKRVKTGEEMMTLAEFQSEVKRTARQKMKLKLKENGEDHETERRSERRERLGELKNNKDLEAGECRSMKKSVKPLVKGMKEDSLKKKEAGPEKHGDSGGRDLETFTVVDSDFYDFDKDRTHRSFRKGQMWAVYDDIDGMPRHYALIDEVFSANPFQVSISWFDLQNNGVEKIISCEKMGFHMPCGRFKVTQKASINSVNVFSHVVDCDRAAREVYQVYPKKGSVWALYGKATLDADEQNFAANGKRCYDIVVFLTSYSEISGLSMAYLEKVDGYKTVFKRQERGSHAIRFLGKDDLWLISHQIPARKLSCNDTPELLKDCWELDPASLPSDLLTIGGIDN from the exons ATGGCGGCACCCACAAAACGAGACGAGCAAGAAGCTCTACGCCTCAAGTCCCTAGCGGACTCCAACTTCACTTCCTCCAGAAACCTCAACGCCGCCTTCAACTACGCCAAGCGCGCTCACCGCCTCGCCCCAAATCTTCCCGGCGTCACAGAGACCCTCGCCGCCCTCACCGTTCTCCGCGCCGCCGCCTCTAAGAACTCCCCTTTCCCTGACTGGTACGCCGTCCTCGGTGCTGAGCCCTTCGCCCCCGCCTCCGTCCTCCGCAAGCGCTACAAGCAGCTGGCGCTCCTACTCCACCCCGACAAGAGCCCCTACGTGGCATCTGATGAGGCATTCAAGCTCGTCGCCGAGGCCTTCCGATTGCTCTCCGACAGGGCATGGAAGAGGGACTACGATGTCAAGCTCAG GTTGAGGATTCTGgatgagaaggagaaggagaaggttgGTGAAGAGGACATGGATACATTTTGGACTGCATGCTCCACTTGCAGGCTCTTGCACCAGTTTGAGAGGAAGTACCTGGGACATAATCTGGTATGCCCCTCTTGCAGGAAGAGTTTTAAGGCTGTGGAGGTGGGTAGTGACGATGATGGgtctgaagaagaggaggaggagaaggaggaggaggaggaagaagaggcagagaGAGCTAGGAAGGGTAGCGTtgggaaattgaaatcaaaaGAGGTGGTGGATGATGATGAGAGATTGGGGGATTTTGTGTCAAGGAGAAAAGCCAAGAGTGTGAAAGGGAAAATGGGCGTTGAAAAAGATGGAGGCTTGAGGAGGAGCCAGGGTTTGAAGGGTGGAATTGAGGGTGGTAAAGTGAGAAATGAGGATTCTGAGAGCAAAGGAGAGGGTGTTGCGGGAAGCTTGAGAAGTGGGGATTTGAGAACGCGGACTAAAGGGAAAGTAGGTATTGAAAAAGGTGGAGGCTTGATGAAGAGCAGGTGTTTGACGGGTGGAGTTGAGAGTAACGAAGTGGGAAATAAGGTCTTGGAGAGTGAAAGAGAGGGTATTGGAGGAAGCTTGAGAAGTGGGGATTTGAGAAAGAGTAAGCGTGGGGAGGTGTTGGACAGTTCAAAACCCAAGAGGGTCAAAACTGGGGAGGAAATGATGACATTGGCTGAGTTTCAGTCTGAAGTAAAGCGAACAGCTCGGCAGAAGATGAAgttgaaactaaaagaaaatggagAAGATCATGAAACAGAGAGGAGGAGCGAGCGGCGGGAAAGACTTGGTGAGTTGAAAAATAACAAGGATTTAGAGGCTGGGGAATGTAGGAGTATGAAGAAGAGTGTGAAGCCATTAGTCAAGGGGATGAAAGAGGACTCTCTGAAGAAAAAGGAAGCGGGACCTGAGAAGCACGGTGATTCTGGTGGAAGGGACTTGGAGACTTTCACAGTGGTGGATtcggatttttatgattttgacaAAGATAGAACTCATAGAAGCTTTAGGAAAGGTCAAATGTGGGCTGTATATGATGATATTGATGGAATGCCAAGGCATTATGCCTTGATTGATGAAGTTTTTTCAGCAAACCCTTTTCAAGTGAGTATAAGTTGGTTTGATCTACAAAACAATGGGGTTGAAAAGATTATTAGTTGTGAGAAAATGGGGTTTCACATGCCATGTGGAAGATTTAAAGTTACCCAGAAGGCTTCCATAAATTCAGTAAATGTATTTTCTCATGTTGTGGACTGTGATCGAGCAGCACGCGAGGTCTACCAAGTTTATCCAAAGAAGGGCTCTGTATGGGCACTTTATGGTAAGGCAACTCTTGATGCAGATGAACAAAATTTTGCAGCCAATGGTAAGAGATGCTATGACATTGTTGTATTCTTAACAAGTTACAGTGAAATCTCTGGTCTGAGCATGGCATATCTTGAGAAGGTTGATGGTTACAAGACTGTATTTAAGAGACAAGAGAGGGGAAGTCATGCTATTAGATTTCTTGGAAAGGATGACCTGTGGTTAATTTCTCATCAGATTCCTGCTCGAAAATTATCTTGTAATGATACTCCTGAACTTTTGAAAGATTGTTGGGAACTTGATCCTGCTTCACTTCCCTCGGATTTACTTACTATAGGTGGCATAGATAATTGA
- the LOC112800059 gene encoding probable xyloglucan endotransglucosylase/hydrolase protein 30, protein MDHNNTLRRFGEIIPKTHRNHNFLLSLFLFFFFFFFFFFSSHAAFDLATIPFNDGYSPLFGDSNVVRSDDGNGVNLLLDRFTGSGFISSSMYKYGFFSANIKLPSNYTAGICVAFYTSNGDVFEKTHDELDFEFLGNLAGKPWRFQTNLYGNGSTHRGREERYRLWFDPTKEYHRYSILWTAKNVVFYIDEVPIREVLRSAEMGADYPSKPMSLYATIWDASNWATSGGKYKVNYKYAPFVAEFKDLVLKGCSVDPIEESTVAGRSICSDQHADLEAQDYAAVTPRRRLAMRRFRQRYMYYSYCYDTLRYPNPLPECDIIPSEKQRFKETGRLKFGGSHRRQSRRKGRTTTPVDDTDQGDM, encoded by the exons ATGGATCATAATAATACTTTACGTCGTTTTGGGGAAATAATACCCAAAACTCATCGTAATCATAATTTTCTCTTAtcactctttctcttcttcttcttcttcttcttcttcttcttctcatcacaCGCAGCTTTTGACCTAGCTACCATCCCCTTCAACGATGGCTATTCTCCTCTCTTCGGAGATAGCAACGTCGTTCGCTCCGATGACGGCAACGGCGTTAATCTCCTCCTCGATCGCTTCACCG GTTCTGGCTTCATATCATCGAGTATGTACAAATATGGATTCTTCAGCGCTAATATCAAGTTGCCATCAAATTATACAGCTGGAATTTGCGTCGCTTTTTAT ACGTCAAATGGTGATGTGTTCGAGAAGACACACGATGAGTTGGACTTTGAATTCCTTGGTAACTTAGCGGGAAAACCGTGGCGGTTTCAGACCAACTTGTACGGCAACGGAAGCACCCACCGTGGCCGTGAGGAGAGGTATCGCCTGTGGTTTGATCCTACAAAGGAATACCATAGATACAGCATCCTTTGGACTGCCAAGAATGTTGT ATTTTACATTGATGAAGTTCCAATTAGAGAGGTGCTAAGAAGTGCTGAAATGGGAGCTGATTACCCATCTAAACCAATGTCATTATATGCAACAATTTGGGATGCATCAAATTGGGCCACTTCAGGTGGAAAGTACAAAGTGAACTATAAATATGCACCTTTTGTAGCCGAATTTAAAGACCTAGTCCTCAAGGGTTGCTCCGTTGACCCTATTGAAGAGTCCACCGTGGCCGGCCGAAGCATTTGCTCCGACCAACACGCCGATCTTGAGGCACAAGACTATGCTGCCGTGACCCCAAGGCGCCGCCTAGCGATGCGCCGGTTCCGGCAGCGTTACATGTACTATTCTTATTGTTATGATACATTAAGGTACCCTAATCCATTACCTGAATGTGACATTATACCATCGGAGAAACAAAGATTTAAGGAGACTGGAAGGTTGAAATTCGGCGGCAGCCACCGCCGGCAGTCTCGGCGGAAGGGCCGGACTACAACTCCGGTGGATGATACCGATCAAGGTGATATGTGA
- the LOC112800062 gene encoding bZIP transcription factor 16-like isoform X2, with protein MGSSEMDKTPKEKESKTPPPASQEQSSATSTGAVNPEWSSFQAYSPIPPHGFMASSPQAAPYMWGVQHIMPPYGTPTHPYVAMYPHGGIYAHPSMPPGSYPFSPFPMPSPNGIAEASGNTPGSMEADGKPPEVKEKLPIKRSKGSLGSLNMITGKNNEPGKTGTSANGIHSKSGESASEGSSEGSDANSQNESQLKSGGRQDSYEAGVPGAVPGPTTNLNIGMDYWGTPTASNIPALRGKVPSTAVAGGMVAAGSRDSVQSQLWLQDERELKRQRRKQSNRESARRSRLRKQAECDELAQRAEALKEENASLRSEVSRIRSEYEQLASENAALKERLGELPGTDDLRSRTMNDQPAADDPQQSGQAEAVEGGN; from the exons ATGGGCAGCAGTGAGATGGATAAAACACCAAAAGAGAAGGAGTCAAAGACTCCTCCACCTGCTTCACAG GAGCAATCTTCAGCCACCAGTACCGGAGCCGTTAATCCCGAATGGTCCAGTTTTCAG GCATATTCTCCTATACCTCCACATGGGTTTATGGCATCAAGTCCCCAAGCCGCCCCATATATGTGGGGTGTCCAG CATATTATGCCTCCCTACGGCACTCCAACACATCCCTATGTTGCAATGTATCCCCATGGTGGCATATATGCTCATCCATCCATGCCTCCG GGATCTTATCCTTTTAGCCCTTTTCCCATGCCTTCTCCAAACGGTATTGCTGAGGCTTCA GGAAATACTCCTGGCAGCATGGAAGCTGATGGAAAGCCTCCTGAGGTGAAGGAAAAACTGccaatcaaaagatcaaaaggaaGTTTGGGCAGTTTGAACATGATTACAGGGAAAAATAATGAGCCCGGTAAAACAGGGACTTCTGCTAATGGAATTCATTCAAAGAG TGGTGAGAGTGCAAGTGAAGGTAGCAGTGAAGGAAGTGATGCTAATTCTCAGAAT GAATCTCAATTGAAATCAGGGGGAAGACAGGATTCTTATGAAG CCGGTGTTCCTGGAGCTGTTCCTGGTCCCACAACAAACTTGAATATAGGAATGGATTATTGGGGCACACCGACAGCATCCAACATTCCTGCTCTTCGTGGAAAGGTTCCGTCTACTGCAGTTGCTGGAGGGATGGTTGCTGCTGGATCACGAGATAGTGTTCAGTCACAACTTTGGCTACAG GACGAAAGAGAGCTTAAAAGACAAAGGAGGAAGCAGTCTAACAGGGAATCTGCTCGAAGATCCAGATTGCGCAAGCAG GCTGAGTGTGATGAGCTAGCTCAGCGTGCTGAGGCTTTGAAAGAAGAAAATGCTTCTCTGCGGTCAGAAGTTAGTCGGATCAGAAGTGAGTATGAGCAGCTAGCCTCTGAGAATGCAGCTCTCAAG GAGAGACTTGGCGAACTACCTGGGACTGATGATCTTAGGTCCAGAACAATGAATGATCAGCCTGCGGCTGATGACCCTCAACAGAGCGGACAGGCAGAGGCCGTGGAGGGTGGCAATTAG